In Harpia harpyja isolate bHarHar1 chromosome 12, bHarHar1 primary haplotype, whole genome shotgun sequence, a single window of DNA contains:
- the TSR1 gene encoding pre-rRNA-processing protein TSR1 homolog isoform X2, translating to MVAAGAHRPGPLKQQNKAHKGGKHSGSSQRRAGGRVSVKAQPRRRLRDLSRVDRRHQALQLRRQRKEAVLAEKRSLGSRDGPPHLVVLVPLHSRAAAHDTLCLLQSQDSAVVRVDEGRTGGFALLCPRLKQRWHFVTAQAGDLHAVLDLAKVADSLLFILDPADGWDSVGEHCLSCLFAQGLPSYALAVPGGTDLPPKKRIDARKKLAKAIEKRFPEAKLFPLNMEQESSLLLRHLATQKQRHLAFRDRRAHLLAYAAEFVPGQESDLVGTLKVSGFVRGQTLDVNSLVHIVGHGDFQMSQVDAPPDPLSLNPRVIKGQKRSQDMEDDSVNGTDEMEEDVKVLMKADPNKQESLQSEVVPDPMEGEQTWPTEEELQEAEASLKANRRLVKVPKGTSKYQAAWIVDDGEGGSEKDDDDDEEDDIDDDMMEEAVSQEGESSEEEEEPAEEECETMTVSECLRDDQYDEKVEEDEQMLERYKQERMDEMFPDEVDTPRDVPARVRFQKYRGLKSFRTSPWDPKENLPRDYARIFQFQDFSRTRKHLFRQIEKEETEGALVGWYVTLHVCNVPVSVMESFKGGKPLVLFSLLPHEQKMSVLNFLVRRHPSNSEPVRAKEELIFHCGFRRFRASPLFSQHTSADKHKLERFLRPDAALVVTVYAPITFPPASVLLFKQRSNGMHDLIATGSLLSVDPDRIVVKRLVLSGHPFKIFTKTAVVRYMFFNREDVMWFKPVELRTKWGRRGHIKEPLGTHGHMKCHFDGQLKSQDTVLLNLYKRVFPKWTYDPHVPEPVPWVRSESALPVQEVEME from the exons ATGGTGGCGGCGGGCGCCCACCGGCCCGGGCCGCTGAAGCAGCAGAACAAGGCGCACAAGGGCGGGAAGCACAGCGGGTCGTCGCAGCGCCGCGCTGGAG GCCGCGTCTCTGTCAAggcccagccccgccggcggctCCGCGATCTCAGCAGGGTGGACCGGCGGCACCAGGCGCTGCAGCTCCGCCGGCAGCGCAAGGAGGCG GTGCTGGCGGAGAAGCGGAGCTtgggcagcagggatgggccCCCCCACCTCGTGGTTCTGGTGCCACTGCATAGCAGGGCTGCAGCCCACGACAccctctgcttgctgcagagcCAGGACTCGGCTGTTGTCCGTGTGGATGAGGGGAGAACTGGTGGCTTTGCGCTCCTTTGCCCCCGACTCAAGCAGCGCTGGCATTTTGTGACAGCACAGGCAG GGGACCTTCACGCTGTCTTAGACCTAGCAAAGGTTGCTGACTCCCTCCTGTTCATCCTGGATCCTGCAGATGGCTGGGACAGCGTGGGGGAGCActgcctctcctgcctctttgcaCAGGGGCTCCCCAGTTATG CTCTTGCTGTCCCAGGGGGCACTGACTTGCCACCTAAGAAGCGGATAGATGCTAGGAAGAAACTTGCCAAAGCGATTGAGAAGCGCTTTCCGGAGGCCAAGCTCTTCCCCCTGAACATGGAGCAGGAGTCCTCGCTGCTGCTGAGGCACCTTGCCACCCAGAAGCAGCGGCATCTCGCTTTTCGGGACAGGCGGGCTCACCTGCTCGCCTATGCTGCTGAGTTTGTGCCCGGTCAGGAGAGTGACCTAGTTGGGACCTTGAAGGTGTCTGGCTTTGTCCGGGGACAGACCCTCGACGTGAACAGCCTGGTGCATATTGTGGGGCATGGAGACTTCCAGATGAGCCAGGTGGAtgccccccccgaccccctcTCTTTGAACCCCCGAGTGATTAAAGGACAGAAGAGGAGTCAGGACATGGAG GATGACTCTGTAAATGGTACTGATGAGATGGAGGAAGATGTTAAGGTCCTGATGAAGGCAGATCCAAACAAGCAGGAATCTTTGCAGTCAGAAGTGGTTCCTGATCCTATGGAAGGGGAGCAGACATGGCCTACTGAAGAAGAACTGCAAGAAGCAGAGG CTTCTCTGAAGGCAAACAGGAGACTGGTGAAGGTCCCCAAAGGCACATCCAAGTACCAGGCTGCCTGGATTGTGGATGATGGAGAAGGCGGCAGTGagaaagatgatgatgatgatgaagaggatGATATTGATGATGATATGATGGAAGAGGCAGTTTCCCAG GAGGGGGAAAgcagtgaggaggaagaggaaccTGCAGAGGAGGAGTGCGAGACTATGACTGTTTCTGAGTGCTTGCGGGATGACCAGTATGATGAGAAGGTGGAGGAAGATGAACAGATGCTGGAGAGATACAAACAGGAGAGAATGGATGAAATGTTTCCAGATGAAGTGGACACGCCACGTGATGTGCCTGCCAGAGTCCG GTTCCAGAAGTACAGGGGGCTGAAGAGCTTCCGGACTTCTCCGTGGGACCCCAAAGAGAATCTCCCAAGGGATTATGCCAGGATTTTCCAGTTCCAGGACTTCTCCCGAACCAGAAAGCACCTCTTCCGGCAAATAGAGAAAGAGGAGACTGAAGGAGCCTTG GTTGGCTGGTATGTTACACTTCATGTCTGCAATGTCCCTGTCTCAGTGATGGAGAGCTTCAAAGGAGGGAAGCCCCTAGTCCTGTTCTCGCTACTTCCCCATGAACAAAAG ATGTCCGTGTTGAATTTCCTGGTGCGTCGGCATCCGAGCAACAGCGAGCCAGTGAGGGCAAAGGAGGAACTGATCTTTCACTGTGGGTTCAGACGCTTCCGAGCATCCCCCCTGTTCTCCCAGCACACCTCAG CTGATAAGCACAAGCTGGAGCGTTTCCTGCGCCCGGATGCTGCCCTGGTGGTGACTGTTTACGCTCCCATCACTTTCCCTCCTGCCTCAGTGcttctttttaaacagagaagTAACG GAATGCACGACCTCATCGCCACGGGTTCTCTGCTTTCTGTGGACCCAGACAGAATCGTTGTCAAGCGGCTGGTGCTCAGTGGCCATCCTTTCAAGATCTTTACCAAGACGGCTGTCGTGCGATACATGTTCTTTAACAGAG AGGATGTGATGTGGTTTAAGCCAGTGGAGCTGAGGACAAAATGGGGTCGTAGAGGACACATTAAGGAGCCATTAG GGACCCATGGTCACATGAAATGCCACTTTGAtggacagctgaagtcccaggaTACTGTGCTGCTGAACCTCTACAAGCGCGTTTTTCCTAAATGGACTTATGATCCCCATGTTCCAGAGCCCGTGCCGTGGGTGAGGAGTGAGAGTGCGCTGCCGGTGCAGGAGGTGGAAATGGAATAA
- the TSR1 gene encoding pre-rRNA-processing protein TSR1 homolog isoform X1: MVAAGAHRPGPLKQQNKAHKGGKHSGSSQRRAGGRVSVKAQPRRRLRDLSRVDRRHQALQLRRQRKEAVLAEKRSLGSRDGPPHLVVLVPLHSRAAAHDTLCLLQSQDSAVVRVDEGRTGGFALLCPRLKQRWHFVTAQAGDLHAVLDLAKVADSLLFILDPADGWDSVGEHCLSCLFAQGLPSYALAVPGGTDLPPKKRIDARKKLAKAIEKRFPEAKLFPLNMEQESSLLLRHLATQKQRHLAFRDRRAHLLAYAAEFVPGQESDLVGTLKVSGFVRGQTLDVNSLVHIVGHGDFQMSQVDAPPDPLSLNPRVIKGQKRSQDMEVQDDSVNGTDEMEEDVKVLMKADPNKQESLQSEVVPDPMEGEQTWPTEEELQEAEASLKANRRLVKVPKGTSKYQAAWIVDDGEGGSEKDDDDDEEDDIDDDMMEEAVSQEGESSEEEEEPAEEECETMTVSECLRDDQYDEKVEEDEQMLERYKQERMDEMFPDEVDTPRDVPARVRFQKYRGLKSFRTSPWDPKENLPRDYARIFQFQDFSRTRKHLFRQIEKEETEGALVGWYVTLHVCNVPVSVMESFKGGKPLVLFSLLPHEQKMSVLNFLVRRHPSNSEPVRAKEELIFHCGFRRFRASPLFSQHTSADKHKLERFLRPDAALVVTVYAPITFPPASVLLFKQRSNGMHDLIATGSLLSVDPDRIVVKRLVLSGHPFKIFTKTAVVRYMFFNREDVMWFKPVELRTKWGRRGHIKEPLGTHGHMKCHFDGQLKSQDTVLLNLYKRVFPKWTYDPHVPEPVPWVRSESALPVQEVEME, translated from the exons ATGGTGGCGGCGGGCGCCCACCGGCCCGGGCCGCTGAAGCAGCAGAACAAGGCGCACAAGGGCGGGAAGCACAGCGGGTCGTCGCAGCGCCGCGCTGGAG GCCGCGTCTCTGTCAAggcccagccccgccggcggctCCGCGATCTCAGCAGGGTGGACCGGCGGCACCAGGCGCTGCAGCTCCGCCGGCAGCGCAAGGAGGCG GTGCTGGCGGAGAAGCGGAGCTtgggcagcagggatgggccCCCCCACCTCGTGGTTCTGGTGCCACTGCATAGCAGGGCTGCAGCCCACGACAccctctgcttgctgcagagcCAGGACTCGGCTGTTGTCCGTGTGGATGAGGGGAGAACTGGTGGCTTTGCGCTCCTTTGCCCCCGACTCAAGCAGCGCTGGCATTTTGTGACAGCACAGGCAG GGGACCTTCACGCTGTCTTAGACCTAGCAAAGGTTGCTGACTCCCTCCTGTTCATCCTGGATCCTGCAGATGGCTGGGACAGCGTGGGGGAGCActgcctctcctgcctctttgcaCAGGGGCTCCCCAGTTATG CTCTTGCTGTCCCAGGGGGCACTGACTTGCCACCTAAGAAGCGGATAGATGCTAGGAAGAAACTTGCCAAAGCGATTGAGAAGCGCTTTCCGGAGGCCAAGCTCTTCCCCCTGAACATGGAGCAGGAGTCCTCGCTGCTGCTGAGGCACCTTGCCACCCAGAAGCAGCGGCATCTCGCTTTTCGGGACAGGCGGGCTCACCTGCTCGCCTATGCTGCTGAGTTTGTGCCCGGTCAGGAGAGTGACCTAGTTGGGACCTTGAAGGTGTCTGGCTTTGTCCGGGGACAGACCCTCGACGTGAACAGCCTGGTGCATATTGTGGGGCATGGAGACTTCCAGATGAGCCAGGTGGAtgccccccccgaccccctcTCTTTGAACCCCCGAGTGATTAAAGGACAGAAGAGGAGTCAGGACATGGAGGTACAG GATGACTCTGTAAATGGTACTGATGAGATGGAGGAAGATGTTAAGGTCCTGATGAAGGCAGATCCAAACAAGCAGGAATCTTTGCAGTCAGAAGTGGTTCCTGATCCTATGGAAGGGGAGCAGACATGGCCTACTGAAGAAGAACTGCAAGAAGCAGAGG CTTCTCTGAAGGCAAACAGGAGACTGGTGAAGGTCCCCAAAGGCACATCCAAGTACCAGGCTGCCTGGATTGTGGATGATGGAGAAGGCGGCAGTGagaaagatgatgatgatgatgaagaggatGATATTGATGATGATATGATGGAAGAGGCAGTTTCCCAG GAGGGGGAAAgcagtgaggaggaagaggaaccTGCAGAGGAGGAGTGCGAGACTATGACTGTTTCTGAGTGCTTGCGGGATGACCAGTATGATGAGAAGGTGGAGGAAGATGAACAGATGCTGGAGAGATACAAACAGGAGAGAATGGATGAAATGTTTCCAGATGAAGTGGACACGCCACGTGATGTGCCTGCCAGAGTCCG GTTCCAGAAGTACAGGGGGCTGAAGAGCTTCCGGACTTCTCCGTGGGACCCCAAAGAGAATCTCCCAAGGGATTATGCCAGGATTTTCCAGTTCCAGGACTTCTCCCGAACCAGAAAGCACCTCTTCCGGCAAATAGAGAAAGAGGAGACTGAAGGAGCCTTG GTTGGCTGGTATGTTACACTTCATGTCTGCAATGTCCCTGTCTCAGTGATGGAGAGCTTCAAAGGAGGGAAGCCCCTAGTCCTGTTCTCGCTACTTCCCCATGAACAAAAG ATGTCCGTGTTGAATTTCCTGGTGCGTCGGCATCCGAGCAACAGCGAGCCAGTGAGGGCAAAGGAGGAACTGATCTTTCACTGTGGGTTCAGACGCTTCCGAGCATCCCCCCTGTTCTCCCAGCACACCTCAG CTGATAAGCACAAGCTGGAGCGTTTCCTGCGCCCGGATGCTGCCCTGGTGGTGACTGTTTACGCTCCCATCACTTTCCCTCCTGCCTCAGTGcttctttttaaacagagaagTAACG GAATGCACGACCTCATCGCCACGGGTTCTCTGCTTTCTGTGGACCCAGACAGAATCGTTGTCAAGCGGCTGGTGCTCAGTGGCCATCCTTTCAAGATCTTTACCAAGACGGCTGTCGTGCGATACATGTTCTTTAACAGAG AGGATGTGATGTGGTTTAAGCCAGTGGAGCTGAGGACAAAATGGGGTCGTAGAGGACACATTAAGGAGCCATTAG GGACCCATGGTCACATGAAATGCCACTTTGAtggacagctgaagtcccaggaTACTGTGCTGCTGAACCTCTACAAGCGCGTTTTTCCTAAATGGACTTATGATCCCCATGTTCCAGAGCCCGTGCCGTGGGTGAGGAGTGAGAGTGCGCTGCCGGTGCAGGAGGTGGAAATGGAATAA